In Schistocerca americana isolate TAMUIC-IGC-003095 chromosome 7, iqSchAmer2.1, whole genome shotgun sequence, a single genomic region encodes these proteins:
- the LOC124622364 gene encoding prostaglandin reductase 1-like, whose protein sequence is MVKARKIVIARVFQGEPRLQDFRIEEEDLPALRDGQILAEAVYISVDPYQRAYKNMHQVGATMIGSQVARIVESRAAGFPVGRYVVGYWGWRDRTVADVGPDAPYFMSPVMLVPDLGELPLSLSLGVLGMPGITAYFGLLEICKPKEGEVAVVSGAAGAVGSIVGQIARLKGCKVIGFAGSDAKVKWLKEELGFHHAFNYKTNDVTEALKQAAPDGVDVYFDNVGGEMSSAIINSMREYGRISVCGAISGYNESNLPKATIIQHAAIFKQLRMEGFMYIRWHDRWGEGIGQLMQWIREGKIKYHETVTDGFQNTPKAFVGMLQGENLGKAVVKV, encoded by the exons ATGGTGAAGGCGCGCAAGATCGTGATCGCCCGCGTGTTCCAGGGAGAGCCGCGGCTTCAAGACTTCCGCATCGAGGAGGAGGACCTGCCGGCCCTCCGCGATGGCCAGATACTCGCCGAGGCAGTCTACATCAGCGTCGATCCCTACCAGAGGGCGTACAAGAACATGCACCAAGTCGGCGCCACCATGATCGGCTCGCAG GTGGCCCGCATCGTGGAGAGCCGTGCTGCGGGCTTCCCAGTGGGGCGGTACGTGGTCGGCTACTGGGGGTGGCGCGACCGCACCGTGGCCGACGTGGGGCCGGATGCGCCCTACTTCATGTCGCCGGTCATGCTGGTGCCAGACCTGGGGGAgctgcccctctccctctctctgggggTGCTGGGCATGCCCGGAATCACGGCCTACTTTGGACTGCTGGAGATCTGCAAGCCTAAGGAGGGAGAGGTCGCCGTAGTCAGTGGGGCAGCAGGTGCTGTGGGGTCCATAGTCGGGCAGATAGCGCGCCTCAAGGGGTGCAAAGTAATTGGCTTCGCGGGATCAGACGCTAAG GTGAAGTGGCTGAAAGAGGAGTTGGGATTCCATCACGCATTTAACTACAAGACGAATGACGTCACAGAGGCGCTGAAGCAGGCGGCACCTGACGGCGTCGACGTGTACTTCGACAACGTGGGCGGCGAGATGAGCAGCGCAATCATCAACAGCATGCGAGAGTACGGTCGCATCTCCGTGTGCGGCGCGATATCTGGATACAACGAGTCTAATCTCCCGAAGGCTACCATCATCCAGCACGCAGCCATATTCAAGCAGCTCCGCATGGAGGGATTCATGTACATCCGATGGCACGACCGCTGGGGAGAGGGCATCGGACAGCTGATGCAGTGGATCAGGGAGGGGAAAATCAAGTACCACGAGACTGTTACCGACGGCTTCCAGAACACTCCCAAAGCCTTTGTTGGCATGCTGCAAGGAGAGAACCTAGGGAAAGCTGTTGTTAAAGTCTGA